From one Sulfurimonas sp. HSL-3221 genomic stretch:
- a CDS encoding Dabb family protein yields MIVHVEMYKFKHELSKMANMVKAKEMLEGLPEKVEWLQTMQVGLDFNHGAHSYDLCLYATFKTKEHLMWYKVEPESLEVLNFIKDNTEEMHVVDYEVDEEE; encoded by the coding sequence ATGATAGTACACGTTGAAATGTATAAGTTCAAACACGAACTGAGCAAGATGGCCAACATGGTCAAAGCCAAAGAGATGCTTGAAGGGCTGCCCGAAAAGGTGGAGTGGCTGCAGACGATGCAGGTGGGGCTGGACTTTAACCACGGGGCGCACTCGTATGACCTGTGCCTCTACGCGACCTTTAAGACGAAGGAGCACCTGATGTGGTACAAGGTCGAACCGGAGAGCCTGGAAGTGCTTAACTTCATAAAAGACAACACAGAAGAGATGCATGTTGTCGATTACGAGGTTGATGAAGAGGAGTAG
- the trxA gene encoding thioredoxin, translating to MALMALTEENFEKTIADNEIVIIDFWATWCGPCKQYGPIFERIAENVTDITFAKINTDEQQQLAAQFQIRSIPTTVVMKDEIVVFQQEGVLFHEKLLDIAEKAQALDMDMVRETIAKQEAAAQQ from the coding sequence ATGGCACTAATGGCACTAACAGAGGAGAACTTTGAGAAGACAATCGCGGACAATGAAATCGTTATCATCGATTTCTGGGCAACATGGTGCGGCCCCTGCAAGCAGTACGGACCCATATTTGAACGCATCGCGGAGAACGTGACCGACATCACCTTCGCCAAGATCAACACGGACGAGCAGCAGCAACTCGCCGCGCAGTTCCAGATCCGCTCTATCCCGACAACGGTGGTCATGAAAGACGAAATTGTCGTGTTCCAGCAGGAGGGGGTTCTCTTCCACGAGAAGCTGCTGGATATCGCGGAGAAGGCGCAGGCGCTCGACATGGACATGGTCCGTGAAACAATTGCAAAGCAGGAAGCGGCCGCGCAGCAATAA